A DNA window from Actinomadura coerulea contains the following coding sequences:
- a CDS encoding extracellular solute-binding protein translates to MTSWPRFRVRPHDRPSWIFFTVGAVVALIIGAAALLDPVSSYTPLPAKCEHSELFVVGGTDISLNYQRRALITEWNKSHRHATLVEVSDSTDLQHSQIKAMEESGGCAYDVLIMDNTWTAQFAESGYLRRLDDLKGLKDFFPNALQTGMWHGDLYAVPFNVDVGLLYRRTDMRTNTARPRSWARLIDSPVIMQLADYEGLTVNALESVWNSGGDGFMGEGGRDEGYLIENVYQPLKEFATRVRGLRPDPREYHERESIDAFSSSTQKGGSPTERLMRNWPYAFSTLAAEPQMQRDGGLRFEVSALPGRTVLGGQNLAVAKRSPHAADAEKLVEFLTEEKSQQELFACGGLAPARYSALRLRPGQAVPENWQIAKCSELDEKKTGLDETNVLDHDQLRELGQAIVTALPNASPRPVTAHYSTFSRTFRGCVVKMINNEDVGARTFARAVRRSLDGQTASC, encoded by the coding sequence ATGACCTCCTGGCCGCGCTTCCGCGTCCGGCCGCACGACCGCCCCTCCTGGATCTTCTTCACCGTCGGGGCGGTGGTCGCGCTGATCATCGGAGCCGCGGCACTCCTCGACCCGGTCTCCTCCTACACTCCGCTCCCCGCGAAGTGCGAGCACAGCGAACTGTTCGTCGTGGGCGGCACCGACATCAGCCTCAACTACCAGAGGCGCGCGCTCATCACGGAATGGAACAAGTCGCATCGGCACGCCACGCTCGTCGAGGTGTCGGACTCCACCGACCTGCAGCACAGCCAGATCAAGGCCATGGAGGAGTCCGGCGGCTGCGCCTACGACGTCCTGATCATGGACAACACCTGGACGGCGCAGTTCGCCGAAAGCGGATACCTGCGTCGCCTCGACGATCTCAAGGGTCTGAAGGACTTCTTCCCCAACGCGCTCCAGACCGGTATGTGGCACGGCGATCTCTACGCCGTCCCGTTCAACGTGGACGTCGGGCTGCTCTACCGCCGCACCGACATGCGGACGAACACGGCACGGCCTCGCTCATGGGCTCGTCTCATCGACTCTCCGGTCATCATGCAACTCGCCGACTACGAAGGCCTGACCGTGAACGCGCTCGAAAGTGTGTGGAACAGCGGAGGCGACGGTTTCATGGGAGAGGGCGGCCGGGACGAGGGGTATCTCATCGAGAACGTCTACCAGCCGCTGAAGGAATTCGCCACGAGGGTCAGGGGGCTCCGTCCCGACCCGCGGGAGTATCACGAGCGAGAGAGCATCGACGCGTTCTCCTCCAGTACGCAGAAGGGCGGCTCCCCGACTGAGCGCCTGATGCGCAACTGGCCCTACGCGTTCTCGACGCTCGCCGCCGAGCCGCAGATGCAGCGGGACGGGGGCCTGAGATTCGAGGTGAGCGCCCTGCCCGGCCGCACCGTCCTCGGCGGGCAGAACCTCGCCGTCGCGAAGCGCTCCCCCCACGCCGCCGACGCCGAGAAGCTGGTCGAGTTCCTCACCGAAGAGAAGAGCCAGCAGGAGCTCTTCGCGTGCGGCGGGCTCGCCCCCGCCCGCTACTCGGCGCTCCGCCTGCGCCCCGGCCAGGCGGTGCCCGAGAACTGGCAGATCGCCAAATGCTCGGAACTCGACGAGAAGAAGACCGGCCTGGATGAGACGAATGTCCTCGACCACGACCAGCTTCGGGAGCTCGGCCAGGCGATCGTGACCGCTCTGCCGAACGCGTCACCGCGGCCGGTGACGGCGCACTACAGCACGTTCAGCCGCACGTTCCGCGGCTGCGTCGTCAAGATGATCAACAATGAGGACGTCGGCGCCCGGACGTTCGCCCGCGCGGTGCGCCGCTCATTGGACGGCCAGACGGCCTCCTGCTAG
- a CDS encoding carboxyl transferase domain-containing protein: MSGPEIGSRADVAGEAFKASAAHNEALVAELRDRVDRAGRGGPERARERHAARGKLLPRDRVDTLLDPGSPFLELSPLAANGMYGDEAPGAGIITGVGRVSGRECVIVANDATVKGGTYYPVTVKKHLRAQEVALHNRLPCLYLVDSGGAFLPRQDEVFPDREHFGRIFYNQATMSGRGIPQIAAVLGSCTAGGAYVPAMSDEAVIVRGQGTIFLGGPPLVKAATGEVVTAEELGGGELHSRTSGVTDHLAEDDAHALRIVRDIVATLGPREPRPWEVAPPEEPAADPSELYGIVPPDSRTPYDVREVIARIVDGSRFQEFKKEYGATLVTGFARIHGHPVGIVANNGILFGESAQKGAHFIELCDRRSVPLVFLQNITGFMVGREYEAGGIAKHGAKMVTAVACARVPKFTVVIGGSFGAGNYAMCGRAYSPRFLWMWPNARISVMGGEQAASVLATVRRDQMEARGEEWPAEDEEGFKAPIREQYEAQGNPYYSTARLWDDGVIDPLDTRRVLGLGLSVAANAPLEPVGYGVFRM, from the coding sequence ATGAGCGGACCCGAGATCGGCTCGCGCGCCGACGTCGCGGGCGAGGCGTTCAAGGCGAGCGCCGCGCACAACGAGGCGCTCGTCGCGGAGCTGCGCGACCGCGTCGACCGGGCGGGCCGCGGCGGACCCGAGCGCGCCCGCGAGCGGCACGCGGCGCGCGGCAAGCTGCTGCCCCGCGACCGGGTCGACACGCTCCTGGACCCCGGCTCGCCCTTCCTGGAGCTGTCGCCGCTGGCCGCGAACGGCATGTACGGGGACGAGGCGCCGGGCGCGGGGATCATCACCGGCGTCGGGCGGGTCTCCGGACGCGAATGCGTCATCGTGGCGAACGACGCCACCGTCAAGGGCGGCACGTACTACCCGGTCACGGTGAAGAAGCACCTGCGGGCGCAGGAGGTGGCGCTGCACAACCGCCTCCCCTGCCTCTACCTGGTCGACTCCGGCGGCGCGTTCCTGCCCCGCCAGGACGAGGTGTTCCCCGACCGCGAGCACTTCGGCCGCATCTTCTACAATCAGGCCACGATGTCCGGCCGCGGCATCCCGCAGATCGCGGCCGTCCTGGGGTCGTGCACGGCGGGCGGCGCCTACGTCCCGGCGATGAGCGACGAGGCCGTCATCGTCCGCGGCCAGGGGACGATCTTCCTCGGCGGGCCGCCGCTGGTGAAGGCCGCCACCGGCGAGGTCGTGACGGCGGAGGAGCTCGGCGGCGGCGAGCTGCACTCGCGCACGTCCGGCGTGACCGACCACCTCGCCGAGGACGACGCGCACGCCCTGCGGATCGTGCGCGACATCGTCGCCACGCTGGGCCCGCGCGAGCCGCGCCCGTGGGAGGTCGCCCCGCCCGAGGAGCCCGCCGCCGACCCGTCGGAGCTGTACGGGATCGTCCCGCCGGACTCGCGCACCCCCTACGACGTGCGCGAGGTGATCGCCCGCATCGTCGACGGCAGCCGCTTCCAGGAGTTCAAGAAGGAGTACGGCGCGACGCTCGTCACCGGCTTCGCGCGCATCCACGGGCACCCGGTCGGGATCGTCGCCAACAACGGCATCCTGTTCGGCGAGTCGGCGCAGAAGGGCGCGCACTTCATCGAGCTGTGCGACCGGCGCAGCGTCCCGCTGGTGTTCCTGCAGAACATCACCGGGTTCATGGTCGGGCGCGAGTACGAGGCCGGCGGCATCGCCAAGCACGGCGCGAAGATGGTGACCGCCGTCGCCTGCGCCCGCGTCCCGAAGTTCACGGTCGTGATCGGCGGCTCGTTCGGCGCCGGCAACTACGCGATGTGCGGCCGGGCGTACTCGCCGCGCTTCCTGTGGATGTGGCCGAACGCCCGCATCTCGGTCATGGGCGGCGAGCAGGCGGCGAGCGTCCTCGCCACCGTCCGCCGCGACCAGATGGAGGCGCGCGGCGAGGAGTGGCCCGCCGAGGACGAGGAAGGGTTCAAGGCGCCGATCCGCGAGCAGTACGAGGCGCAGGGCAACCCGTACTACTCGACGGCGCGGCTGTGGGACGACGGCGTGATCGACCCGCTCGACACCCGGCGCGTGCTCGGGCTCGGGCTGTCGGTCGCGGCCAACGCACCGCTGGAGCCGGTCGGCTACGGCGTCTTCCGGATGTGA
- a CDS encoding TetR/AcrR family transcriptional regulator — MTSHPAEAPPGPPNPRRAEILGAAAELFARRGYHGASIGDLGRAVGLTGPALYRHFSGKEAVLAEMLLDISERLLAEGRCRAAGPDPGRALDALLNWHIAFALDNPALITVHERELDNVPEPQRHRIRRLQRAYVEEWVAVLRRLDPRPPDERARAAVHACFGLLNSTPRSAAQGLDRAAMAALLHGMARAALDGAAADSPLPDDTSPDAGPESVSEETRPAGRG; from the coding sequence ATGACGTCCCACCCCGCCGAGGCGCCGCCGGGCCCGCCCAACCCGCGCCGGGCCGAGATCCTCGGCGCCGCCGCCGAGCTGTTCGCGCGCCGCGGCTACCACGGGGCGTCGATCGGCGACCTCGGCCGGGCCGTGGGGCTCACCGGCCCCGCCCTCTACCGCCACTTCAGCGGCAAGGAGGCCGTGCTCGCCGAGATGCTCCTCGACATCAGCGAGCGGCTCCTCGCCGAGGGCCGGTGCCGCGCCGCCGGCCCCGACCCCGGGCGCGCCCTCGACGCGCTGCTGAACTGGCACATCGCGTTCGCCCTCGACAACCCCGCGCTGATCACCGTGCACGAGCGGGAACTGGACAACGTCCCCGAGCCGCAGCGCCACCGCATCCGCCGGCTCCAGCGCGCCTACGTCGAGGAGTGGGTCGCCGTCCTGCGCCGCCTCGACCCCCGGCCGCCGGACGAGCGCGCCCGCGCCGCGGTCCACGCCTGCTTCGGCCTTCTCAACTCCACCCCGCGCAGCGCCGCGCAGGGCCTGGACCGCGCCGCCATGGCCGCCCTCCTGCACGGCATGGCCCGCGCCGCCCTCGACGGCGCCGCCGCGGACTCTCCCCTCCCGGACGACACCTCTCCGGACGCCGGTCCGGAGAGCGTGTCTGAGGAGACCCGGCCCGCCGGCCGGGGCTAG